The proteins below come from a single Chryseobacterium bernardetii genomic window:
- a CDS encoding DUF1573 domain-containing protein, translating to MKKTLSIIALSIIGFGLVSCKKENKETQSPEAVATDSAAVGTPATTDSAAASVTGEAPAAPVSNEPSTSIALSESNFDFGKIKKGDKVEHVYEITNTGKNPLVISEVKPGCGCTAPDFTKEPIMPGKKGKITLHFDSSNFDGNVQKYADVFANVEKSPIKLTFTADIQP from the coding sequence ATGAAAAAGACGTTATCAATTATCGCCTTGTCAATTATAGGCTTTGGATTAGTTTCATGTAAAAAAGAAAACAAAGAAACTCAAAGCCCTGAAGCTGTAGCTACTGACTCTGCTGCTGTAGGAACTCCTGCAACAACTGACTCTGCCGCTGCATCTGTAACAGGAGAAGCTCCTGCAGCACCGGTTTCTAACGAGCCATCTACTTCAATTGCTTTATCTGAAAGCAACTTCGATTTTGGAAAGATTAAAAAAGGAGACAAAGTAGAGCACGTATATGAAATTACCAATACAGGGAAAAACCCATTGGTTATTTCTGAAGTAAAGCCTGGATGCGGATGTACAGCTCCTGATTTTACAAAAGAGCCTATTATGCCTGGTAAAAAAGGAAAAATTACATTGCATTTTGACTCTTCAAACTTTGATGGAAACGTTCAGAAGTATGCAGATGTTTTTGCAAACGTAGAGAAGTCTCCAATCAAATTAACGTTCACTGCGGACATTCAACCATAA
- the yajC gene encoding preprotein translocase subunit YajC, whose translation MLTLFLQAQPQGSSSMMLIMMGVMFVGFYFLMIRPQMKKQKQEKNFQENLKVGTRVVLTSGLHGRIAQVQDDGFVIETLSGKLKFEKAAVSREMTESRFGDKAKTADKPADKKEPETEEKK comes from the coding sequence ATGTTGACATTATTTTTACAGGCACAGCCACAAGGTTCTTCATCTATGATGCTGATTATGATGGGTGTGATGTTTGTAGGGTTTTATTTCCTGATGATAAGGCCTCAGATGAAGAAACAAAAGCAGGAAAAAAACTTTCAGGAAAACCTTAAAGTAGGTACTAGAGTAGTCCTTACTTCTGGTCTTCACGGAAGAATTGCTCAGGTTCAGGATGATGGTTTTGTAATTGAAACATTATCAGGAAAGCTGAAGTTTGAAAAAGCAGCTGTTTCCAGAGAAATGACAGAAAGCCGTTTCGGGGATAAAGCAAAAACTGCTGACAAGCCAGCAGATAAGAAAGAGCCAGAAACTGAAGAAAAGAAATAA
- the ligD gene encoding DNA ligase D encodes MLAKPFDKAFDDKDWLFEIKWDGYRAIADLSHDEPLFYSRNGISFLSKFDKVTQDFGQQKYKLVLDGEIVAYDDQGKPSFQLLQQIGDNPNLALVYQVFDLLWLNGHSTEELPLIQRKELLKEALTETDSIKYCDHIPEKGIAFFEQMKEMKLEGMIAKRAESQYVENYRTTDWLKIKFSNTEEAIICGFTEPRGSRESFGALILGKYVNNELIYCGHTGTGFNHTSLNQLYQRLEKMIIKSSPFETIPKTNMPVTWVKPELVCEIKYSEITKDGIFRHPVFVGIREDKEPEEVKETADLTIQPIKNKTMKAKKEHSEKEQEITLNRHAVKLTNQDKIYFPKDGITKGDVIDYYQSVAEYILPYLKNRPLSLNRFPNGIEEQGFYQKDAGDHIPDWVKTTQVYSESNDKYIDYIYCNDKATLAYLNNLGCIDLNPWNSSLPDLEHPDYLVLDLDPSKKNTFDDVIETALQVNEVLQSIKMKGYCKTSGSTGIHIYIPMGGKYDFDQVKDFAHILMKQVHEKLPEITTLERSLQKRDSNKIYLDYLQNRIGQTLASAYSLRPKQGASVSMPLDWDELKPGLLPTDYNIGNALKRIKEKGDLFKPVLGKGIDMMKALELLQSID; translated from the coding sequence ATGCTTGCCAAACCTTTCGATAAAGCATTTGATGATAAAGACTGGCTTTTTGAAATAAAATGGGACGGCTACAGGGCTATTGCTGATCTGAGCCATGATGAACCTCTTTTCTATTCAAGGAACGGAATCTCATTTCTGTCCAAATTTGATAAAGTAACTCAGGACTTCGGACAGCAAAAATATAAATTGGTACTTGATGGGGAAATTGTAGCGTATGACGATCAGGGAAAGCCCAGTTTTCAGCTTTTACAACAAATAGGAGATAATCCCAATCTTGCTCTGGTTTATCAGGTTTTTGACCTTCTATGGCTCAATGGCCATTCTACAGAAGAACTTCCGCTTATTCAACGAAAAGAGCTTTTAAAAGAAGCCTTAACTGAAACGGACAGCATTAAATACTGTGATCATATTCCTGAAAAAGGTATTGCATTTTTTGAACAGATGAAAGAGATGAAGCTGGAAGGTATGATTGCTAAAAGAGCAGAGAGCCAGTATGTGGAAAATTACAGAACAACAGACTGGCTTAAGATCAAGTTTTCCAATACGGAAGAAGCTATTATCTGTGGCTTTACTGAACCCAGAGGTTCGCGGGAAAGTTTCGGAGCTTTGATTCTTGGAAAATATGTGAATAATGAATTGATTTATTGTGGGCATACAGGAACAGGATTCAATCACACCTCCCTAAATCAGCTTTATCAAAGACTTGAGAAGATGATCATAAAATCTTCTCCGTTTGAAACCATTCCCAAAACCAATATGCCTGTAACATGGGTAAAGCCAGAACTGGTTTGCGAAATCAAGTACTCAGAAATTACCAAAGACGGCATTTTCCGCCACCCTGTTTTTGTTGGCATCCGTGAAGATAAAGAACCGGAAGAAGTAAAGGAAACAGCGGATCTGACTATTCAACCTATAAAAAACAAGACAATGAAAGCTAAAAAAGAACATTCAGAAAAAGAACAGGAAATTACTCTCAACAGGCATGCTGTGAAACTGACCAATCAGGATAAAATATATTTTCCAAAAGATGGAATTACTAAAGGGGATGTAATAGATTATTATCAGTCAGTAGCGGAATATATCCTGCCATACCTGAAAAACCGCCCTTTATCTCTGAACCGTTTTCCTAATGGTATTGAAGAACAAGGCTTTTACCAGAAAGATGCAGGAGATCATATTCCCGACTGGGTAAAGACAACGCAGGTTTACTCTGAATCCAACGATAAATATATTGATTATATCTACTGCAATGACAAGGCTACTTTAGCTTACCTGAATAATCTCGGATGTATTGACCTTAATCCATGGAACAGCTCTCTTCCGGACCTTGAACATCCTGATTACCTGGTTTTGGATCTTGATCCGTCAAAGAAAAATACTTTTGATGATGTGATTGAAACGGCTCTTCAGGTAAATGAGGTATTACAAAGTATTAAAATGAAAGGATATTGTAAGACTTCCGGAAGCACTGGAATTCATATTTATATTCCGATGGGTGGAAAGTACGATTTTGATCAGGTAAAAGACTTCGCCCATATCCTGATGAAACAGGTCCATGAAAAACTCCCTGAAATTACAACTCTGGAAAGAAGCCTTCAAAAAAGAGATTCCAACAAGATCTATCTTGATTATCTGCAAAACAGAATCGGGCAAACGCTGGCAAGTGCTTACAGTTTGCGACCTAAACAAGGTGCTTCTGTTTCCATGCCTTTAGATTGGGATGAACTGAAACCGGGACTTTTGCCTACAGATTACAATATTGGAAATGCATTAAAAAGAATTAAAGAAAAAGGAGACCTCTTTAAACCTGTTCTAGGTAAGGGAATTGATATGATGAAAGCACTGGAATTACTTCAGAGTATTGATTAA
- a CDS encoding mechanosensitive ion channel family protein — MDDLQLNNIQKHWDTLITSAVSWAPRIFTAVVSALLIYLIGSWMIRMIKKLVAKGFKKRNMEASLQHFLLNIINWGLNILLFIVVVTQLGVQTSAFVAMIGAAGLAVGLALQGSLTNFAGGILILLLKPFKIGDFISTNSGVSGTVQAIDIFHTKLITPQNQLIIIPNGVVSNNSITNFTQLGTRRTSLDIGIAYDADLKQTKEVLMKVIQKSQYALAEPAPQVVVTALGDSAINLSVRVSTTTENFWNMNEELIIGCKEALDKAGIGIPFPQRDIHVYNK; from the coding sequence ATGGACGATTTACAATTGAACAACATTCAAAAACATTGGGATACATTAATCACTTCAGCCGTTTCATGGGCACCGAGAATCTTTACTGCGGTAGTTTCAGCATTATTGATTTATCTGATCGGATCATGGATGATAAGAATGATTAAGAAGCTTGTAGCGAAAGGTTTCAAAAAACGTAATATGGAAGCTTCTTTACAGCATTTTCTTCTTAATATTATCAATTGGGGACTTAATATTCTCCTGTTTATTGTAGTAGTTACCCAGCTAGGAGTTCAAACTTCTGCCTTTGTTGCCATGATTGGTGCGGCAGGTTTAGCCGTAGGCCTTGCGTTACAGGGATCTTTAACAAATTTTGCAGGAGGAATCCTCATTCTGCTATTAAAACCATTTAAAATAGGAGATTTTATTTCTACCAATTCCGGGGTCTCCGGAACCGTACAGGCTATTGATATTTTTCATACAAAGCTGATTACTCCACAAAACCAATTAATTATTATTCCTAATGGAGTGGTTTCCAATAACAGTATTACCAATTTTACTCAGTTAGGGACAAGAAGAACATCCCTGGATATCGGAATTGCTTATGATGCTGACCTTAAGCAGACGAAAGAAGTTCTGATGAAAGTAATTCAAAAAAGTCAATATGCTCTTGCTGAGCCGGCGCCTCAGGTAGTGGTGACAGCACTTGGTGACAGTGCAATTAATCTGTCAGTTAGAGTGAGTACTACTACAGAAAATTTCTGGAACATGAATGAAGAACTTATCATTGGCTGTAAAGAAGCCCTGGATAAGGCTGGCATCGGAATTCCTTTTCCTCAGAGAGATATCCATGTTTATAATAAATAG
- the nusB gene encoding transcription antitermination factor NusB, translated as MLGRRQIREKVVQAVYSYYQNPVKFDVLEKNMFAGIEKIYYLYIYQLNFLVGLKELAEHQIEIGKNKFLKTDADINPNQKFINNKVLLKLEENPERLFFTGQHKQLKWDMHDDLLVKTFQRITAGKRYQDFMKEEGYSFEDDQKFIGKLFLRYIAENDDFHDYLGDKELSWYDDIHIANSMVQKTIGFLREDEESRTLIKMIKDEDDKAFAAKLLKDTLNNWENNEKKLEERLENWDLERISLMDKVILSTAIAELDNFAFTPSRVIINEYIEIAKVFATDRSNIFINGILDKYCKDQNRI; from the coding sequence ATGTTAGGAAGACGACAAATCCGTGAAAAAGTAGTACAGGCAGTGTATTCATACTATCAGAATCCTGTAAAATTTGATGTTTTAGAGAAAAACATGTTTGCTGGAATAGAGAAAATCTATTATCTCTATATCTACCAGCTTAACTTTTTAGTAGGCCTGAAAGAATTGGCTGAACATCAAATTGAAATCGGGAAGAATAAATTTCTTAAAACCGATGCTGATATTAATCCTAACCAAAAATTCATCAACAACAAGGTATTGCTTAAGCTGGAAGAAAATCCGGAAAGATTATTCTTCACAGGTCAGCACAAGCAGCTGAAGTGGGACATGCACGATGATTTATTGGTAAAGACTTTCCAAAGAATTACTGCAGGAAAACGTTATCAGGATTTCATGAAAGAAGAAGGATATTCTTTTGAGGATGATCAGAAGTTTATCGGGAAATTATTTTTAAGATATATTGCTGAAAATGATGATTTCCACGATTATCTCGGAGATAAAGAACTTTCATGGTATGATGATATCCATATTGCCAATTCTATGGTACAGAAAACAATCGGATTCCTGAGAGAAGATGAAGAAAGCAGAACTTTAATCAAGATGATTAAAGATGAAGATGACAAGGCTTTCGCCGCTAAATTATTGAAAGATACCCTGAACAACTGGGAAAACAATGAGAAAAAGCTGGAAGAAAGATTGGAAAACTGGGATCTTGAAAGAATTTCCCTGATGGACAAAGTGATCCTGTCAACTGCTATTGCTGAACTTGATAACTTCGCCTTCACGCCTTCAAGAGTTATTATTAATGAATATATTGAAATTGCGAAAGTATTTGCTACAGACCGTTCGAATATCTTCATTAATGGTATTTTAGATAAATATTGTAAAGATCAAAATAGAATATAA
- a CDS encoding SDR family NAD(P)-dependent oxidoreductase, which translates to MNQNTSKTVLILGANSDVAKQCIIQYLEKGFSVIAASRNTKSLEYFIASENLNQNKVTVLYFDAADFDSHQQFYNELPAKPHIAVYSAGFLVDNQTALRNFKGAKQMMEVNYMGGVSILNIIAMDESNKNLERIIGLSSLSGVRGRKSNFVYGSTKAAFTQYLAGLRQELVSRKITVNALVIGYIRTKINEGLELNESLMMEPDYVAKFIVNAGNSFTIVPNFKWKIIYHILRLLPESLAARLP; encoded by the coding sequence ATGAATCAAAACACAAGCAAAACCGTTCTCATTTTAGGAGCTAATTCAGATGTAGCAAAGCAATGTATTATTCAATACCTTGAAAAGGGCTTTTCTGTAATCGCAGCTTCACGAAATACAAAATCACTGGAATATTTTATTGCATCTGAAAATTTGAATCAGAATAAAGTAACTGTGTTGTATTTTGATGCTGCAGATTTTGATTCTCATCAGCAATTTTATAATGAACTTCCTGCAAAACCCCATATAGCAGTATATTCAGCAGGCTTTCTTGTGGATAATCAAACGGCTTTGAGGAATTTTAAGGGAGCTAAGCAAATGATGGAGGTTAATTATATGGGCGGAGTTTCTATTCTGAACATTATAGCAATGGATGAAAGCAATAAAAATCTGGAAAGAATCATAGGGCTTTCTTCATTATCTGGAGTTAGAGGCAGAAAAAGTAATTTTGTGTATGGAAGTACCAAAGCAGCTTTCACCCAATATCTGGCAGGATTAAGACAGGAGCTTGTTTCCAGAAAAATAACAGTTAATGCCTTAGTGATTGGGTATATCCGAACAAAGATTAATGAAGGCCTGGAATTGAATGAATCTTTAATGATGGAGCCGGATTATGTTGCGAAATTTATTGTGAATGCCGGAAATTCCTTTACCATTGTTCCTAATTTTAAATGGAAGATTATTTATCATATCCTGAGGCTTTTACCAGAGAGTCTGGCTGCAAGATTACCTTGA
- a CDS encoding DNA polymerase ligase N-terminal domain-containing protein yields MALKDYQQKRKFNETSEPKGKTKKSKSKLIFVVQRHAATRLHYDFRLEMEGVLKSWAVPKGPSLDPHDKRLAMMVEDHPYDYKDFEGNIPEGNYGAGQVEVWDSGTYEPLEENSKISDEKELLRELHAGSLKFILHGKKLKGEFALVKMKNAENNAWLLIKHKDEFAESPYDAEENTSAKSLVTKFLEEKKSLKTSEKKRS; encoded by the coding sequence ATGGCTCTTAAAGATTATCAACAGAAACGTAAGTTCAACGAAACCAGTGAACCTAAAGGAAAAACAAAAAAAAGTAAAAGCAAACTGATCTTTGTGGTTCAAAGACATGCTGCAACGCGGCTTCACTATGATTTCCGGCTGGAAATGGAAGGTGTATTAAAGAGTTGGGCTGTTCCGAAAGGACCTTCACTGGATCCTCATGATAAACGTCTTGCTATGATGGTTGAAGATCACCCTTATGATTACAAAGATTTTGAAGGAAATATACCTGAAGGCAATTATGGGGCGGGACAGGTTGAAGTATGGGACAGCGGAACCTATGAACCTCTTGAAGAAAACAGCAAAATCTCCGATGAAAAAGAATTATTAAGAGAACTGCACGCCGGTTCCTTAAAATTTATCTTACATGGTAAAAAACTAAAAGGTGAATTTGCTTTGGTTAAAATGAAAAATGCAGAAAACAATGCATGGCTGCTCATTAAACATAAAGATGAGTTTGCCGAAAGTCCTTATGATGCCGAAGAAAATACATCAGCCAAATCTTTGGTTACAAAATTTCTGGAGGAAAAAAAAAGCCTAAAAACAAGCGAAAAAAAGAGGTCATAA